The Brasilonema sennae CENA114 genome includes a region encoding these proteins:
- a CDS encoding glycosyltransferase family 4 protein codes for MHWTIAAPFINQQNLVNEHWLTRNVPGDRHQFHIVPRSIPLGNWHNQKSSVTGFKSWLIYWQHGMEAMKASEGGVITLFPQLPAVIGMQQRMTGKKRVPVVAWLFNVGTCSSGIRQAIAQYTLKHIDRFVVHTRREIDIYHHWLGIPKERFEFVPFHQSEIPITHQENTTHPFIAALGSAHRDFSTFFQAVSKLNLPTVVASSERALEGLTIPPNVKTPFGIERQDCLDLAQQARINVVPLRPLPQVTAAGQITIVEAMLMGRAVIATRCHGAEDYIQHGETGLLVEPQSVDDLVQAIEMLWNDSALRNRLGQAAKRYAEEHFSCNAAGAALGRILDKVADTAGMY; via the coding sequence ATGCATTGGACAATTGCAGCACCGTTTATAAACCAACAGAACCTCGTGAACGAGCATTGGTTAACACGAAATGTTCCTGGCGATCGCCACCAGTTCCATATCGTTCCACGTTCAATACCGTTAGGAAACTGGCACAATCAGAAGTCTTCTGTGACTGGGTTCAAGAGTTGGCTTATTTATTGGCAACATGGTATGGAAGCGATGAAGGCGTCTGAGGGAGGCGTGATTACCCTTTTTCCTCAGCTACCAGCAGTCATAGGAATGCAACAACGGATGACTGGCAAGAAGCGCGTTCCTGTAGTAGCTTGGTTATTTAATGTTGGCACCTGTTCTAGTGGAATTCGGCAGGCGATCGCCCAATATACCCTCAAACACATTGATCGCTTTGTTGTCCATACACGCCGTGAAATAGATATCTATCACCACTGGTTGGGAATCCCAAAAGAGCGTTTTGAATTTGTTCCCTTTCATCAATCAGAGATTCCCATAACTCATCAAGAGAATACGACTCATCCTTTTATTGCAGCACTTGGTTCTGCTCATCGCGACTTTTCCACCTTCTTCCAAGCAGTGTCCAAGCTCAACCTACCAACGGTTGTCGCATCAAGCGAACGTGCATTAGAAGGATTAACTATTCCACCGAATGTGAAAACACCATTCGGGATTGAAAGGCAAGATTGCTTGGATTTAGCTCAACAGGCGCGGATCAATGTCGTACCTCTGCGTCCATTGCCCCAAGTGACAGCAGCGGGACAAATCACTATTGTAGAAGCTATGCTCATGGGACGTGCTGTCATCGCCACCCGTTGTCATGGAGCAGAAGATTATATTCAGCATGGCGAGACAGGTTTGTTAGTTGAACCCCAATCTGTTGATGACTTAGTGCAGGCGATAGAAATGTTATGGAACGATTCAGCACTACGCAACCGTCTTGGTCAGGCAGCTAAACGCTATGCTGAAGAACATTTTTCTTGTAATGCAGCAGGAGCAGCTTTGGGCAGAATTCTAGATAAAGTTGCAGATACTGCAGGTATGTACTAA